The genomic segment GGCTGGAATCGCAGGGCGCGCTTCTTCTCCCAAGGAGGCAATGGCATAGGCAACAGGTCGACGGACTTGCCATTCTTCATCACCTAAAGCCTTAATTAATTGCGGTAAGGCCCTAATAGCCTGTGGTCCCATATTCGCAAGGGCTTTAGCAGATGCTTTTCGAATGACCCATTCCTCATTTGTCAAATTATCAATCAACAGAGGAATACTATCTTTGGCTTGTGTACCTAAATTACTGGCAGCTATGATTCCCTTTTCTTTTTCTATTAGGGAATTACTGTTAATAGCAGACAGGAGTAGTTCAATATCCGTTGTATAAGTTATATCCTTTGAGAGTATCTCATCATTATATAGGATAATACCTCCCGTTGTGGTCCAATGAAGCCGAACACTTCGTTTAGGTATACTTATACCTTTCGTGGAAAAATCCTCATTACGATAGTTGGCAATTATTTCCAAATCACCAAAAGATGTTTTCTGGATTAATCTGTCTTCTGTAAGGAACTCAAAATCTTCAAGGGGATATTGATAGGAATAGGAATGGGTTTTCTCAAATATTTTGTTATGCTTTTTTATTTTATCTTTTATATCATGGTAATAATTGACATTAAAATGATACATAGGTGCTACTTGATAAAGGATCTCTGTTAAAGCTGTAGTTTCAGCTATATTCGTGAACTTGAGAGAACTGGAAGCGTAATGTGCAGTTGTCACAATAGAATCATGGAAAACGGCCTCATATAAGGGAAGTCTGAATCTAGGATCACTATACAAATGAACATACTTTTCCTTCATTGGTACAGGTAAGAAGAATTGTTCCGGTTCGTAACTGGGAAAGGATCGCCCTAGGAAATAAGGAGACATTTCATTGATATTTAGATCGGGATCATCAAAGATTCCATCCAGAGTAGGCATAAAGACACCTTCAGCGACTGATAAATTATTTGAGACTAAATAGCTTCCCCCTTCTGTTCCCACTGGAATGTGATACTTATTAAATATGTAGTCTATACGTGCAGCTCTAGCTAGGGCATCTTCTCTGGAAGAGATCCTTCGATTTGGGTAATAATCATCAAAGAAATCCCCCCACCCATCACAATCTAGAAAGTAGTAGGAATAAGGGACTTTATTAAAATTTCTATCAATTCTCTCTTCAAAATAAGGTCTAGCGGCAATAGGACTCAATAGATAACCGATTCCCCCGAATCCTTCCATTGGTTCCTTGTCTTTATTGCTTATATATCCTGTCTCATAAAGCTTTCTATCATATTTAGCAGTAGGCCACTCGGGATTGTCAGGATCATGAATAGAATAGTACTCATCATAAGCCCCAAAAAGCAATCCCTTATCCGTGGCATAAGAAGCAACATGAGGCCGGATTTCAACATTTTCCACACCATTACAGGTTAAAATGAATTTATCCATGTCCCTGGTAATGGCCTCTACCATTTTTGTAGAGACACCATTCCCCCATGTTCGAGGATCGCTTAAATACTCGTGATACCCTTGATATAATAGATAACTATTAAAGGATAGAAGATCTTTTGACGTTACTATTTTATTATCTATAATATTCTCAACAGTACCTATGTAACTAGAAGGGATAGATTTTAAAGGCCATATATCTCTGTCATAATAGTCTGGTGATAGGAGAACTTTTGACAAAGCTTCTACCATCCACACTTTCAAATATTCATAGGCGTCTGGTGCATTAGCCATTTCTACAACAGACTCAGAGTTTTCTCCAAGCATAGCTAAGAGGTGATCATCAACCCCAAGTATGGCTTTGGCAAAAGCAATCCAACTATCCTCCTTGATATCACTAATCCCGATAGGACTTCCCAACCAAACATAAGCGTGGGGGGCACCAATGAGGCGAGATACATTCGGAGCAATCTTCATTTTATCTTTTAAGCTAAGGATACCATCTTTTTCCATAAGATATTTCCGAAAGTACTTACCCGGAGTAATGGGAGAAACGTTTCTATCAAAGTGGATCTGATAAGATATGTCCTCTCCTAAGTTATGAGTCAAGTTCATTGTAACTCTATCATCATTATCTGTGAAAAGGATTTCATTATGGAAAGGATTTTCTACTAGGTAAGTGAATAGAGAGGATCCTCTTTCAATCCCCCAAAAGGACATATACTGATGGGTGGTAGTGTTCCATGATCTAGATTCTAGGAAATCTAACCAGACTTTATCATTTAAAGGAATGTAGCTCCCTTCATAATGCGGCCATATTAAGGAACTACTAACCTGCTCCATTTCAATAGAAGGCCAAGTAATAGTTTGAGGAGTTGTGGAATGAAAAGATAGATTAAGTGTATTATCAATAAAACTAAAACGAATCTCTAAGCCCTCTTTGGGATATTTGATAATACTATTATCTAAATCTAGAATGACATGTCTTTTATTGGTCACAGCTTGAGATATTAAGGTTTGCATTCCTATATCATCACGATAATTAGCTTCGAGTGTGGTTAAATTGATATTAATCTCTTTATCTTCTGATGTAAGGATTAGAGTATTATTCTGTACCTTTACATAATCTGAAGGATTACCAATACATTCGATATTTTGGCTTTTACACCCTAGAATAATTACTAGTAATACAATAATTAATAATTTTTTTTTCGATAATTCATTACAATAATCTCCTTTTTTCAATCTAAAGAATCTATTAATACCTTAGCCCTCTCTATTCGATCACTTCCTTTATAATATTTATCTATAAAATGATTACTAACTTCAAAAATAGAATTGTTCTTTATCTTTAGAAGATTTTCTACAAAAAGATTATATTGATTTGTATCTAACATAGTAATTATTGATTTTTCAATTTCATGCTGATTTGAAACAACTATTCCTATATTGTTTTCTTTTACCCACAGACTATTAAATTGTTCATGCTCTAGCGTATTATTATCTAGCATAGTGATTATAGGAAGTCGTTTTTGCACAGCTTCTGCAATACATCCTGGTCCAGGTTTACCAATAAAGAAATCAGAACAGTCCATGTATACATTAATATGATTGGTAAATCCAACAACCAATTTATTTATTCTAGTATTCATTTTGTTTAATCTATCCATCAATTTTTTATTGTGTCCACATACTAATATTATTTGTAACTCTTTGTAGAACTTATCAAGAGTGTTTAACCATGTTATAATATCAGAAGATCCTTGTGCACCAAATAATAATAATGCTGTTTTTTTATTTTTGTCAAAAAAAGAAGATAAAGATGCTATGGAGTCTTTATTCGATTTATAAAATTTGGGGTGTATTATAACACCTGACAACAGGTGGATTTTTTCCTTAGGGATGCCCATTTTCACTGACTGTTCGTATGATTCGAATGTAGGACAAAAT from the Spirochaeta cellobiosiphila DSM 17781 genome contains:
- a CDS encoding glycoside hydrolase produces the protein MKKGDYCNELSKKKLLIIVLLVIILGCKSQNIECIGNPSDYVKVQNNTLILTSEDKEININLTTLEANYRDDIGMQTLISQAVTNKRHVILDLDNSIIKYPKEGLEIRFSFIDNTLNLSFHSTTPQTITWPSIEMEQVSSSLIWPHYEGSYIPLNDKVWLDFLESRSWNTTTHQYMSFWGIERGSSLFTYLVENPFHNEILFTDNDDRVTMNLTHNLGEDISYQIHFDRNVSPITPGKYFRKYLMEKDGILSLKDKMKIAPNVSRLIGAPHAYVWLGSPIGISDIKEDSWIAFAKAILGVDDHLLAMLGENSESVVEMANAPDAYEYLKVWMVEALSKVLLSPDYYDRDIWPLKSIPSSYIGTVENIIDNKIVTSKDLLSFNSYLLYQGYHEYLSDPRTWGNGVSTKMVEAITRDMDKFILTCNGVENVEIRPHVASYATDKGLLFGAYDEYYSIHDPDNPEWPTAKYDRKLYETGYISNKDKEPMEGFGGIGYLLSPIAARPYFEERIDRNFNKVPYSYYFLDCDGWGDFFDDYYPNRRISSREDALARAARIDYIFNKYHIPVGTEGGSYLVSNNLSVAEGVFMPTLDGIFDDPDLNINEMSPYFLGRSFPSYEPEQFFLPVPMKEKYVHLYSDPRFRLPLYEAVFHDSIVTTAHYASSSLKFTNIAETTALTEILYQVAPMYHFNVNYYHDIKDKIKKHNKIFEKTHSYSYQYPLEDFEFLTEDRLIQKTSFGDLEIIANYRNEDFSTKGISIPKRSVRLHWTTTGGIILYNDEILSKDITYTTDIELLLSAINSNSLIEKEKGIIAASNLGTQAKDSIPLLIDNLTNEEWVIRKASAKALANMGPQAIRALPQLIKALGDEEWQVRRPVAYAIASLGEEARPAIPALMDALNDEEWQVRKPVVLALGAIGKDAKRSLPYLKEMLDDPEIQVVDAAKKAIQKIKY
- a CDS encoding MGDG synthase family glycosyltransferase; its protein translation is MKRNNFKVIIAITDSGGGHRASANALYSEFKRLHLPWQIKIVNIVKDVWKEGWGEAIYNSLILKMRLRKFQWLFYVPIIQKVIDIKSRTLLKKLKRYWEFEEPNLVISMMPLANKLLQQSLEKYNPNIDFYTIITDFVDNPPKYWIEDLNQEIFCPTFESYEQSVKMGIPKEKIHLLSGVIIHPKFYKSNKDSIASLSSFFDKNKKTALLLFGAQGSSDIITWLNTLDKFYKELQIILVCGHNKKLMDRLNKMNTRINKLVVGFTNHINVYMDCSDFFIGKPGPGCIAEAVQKRLPIITMLDNNTLEHEQFNSLWVKENNIGIVVSNQHEIEKSIITMLDTNQYNLFVENLLKIKNNSIFEVSNHFIDKYYKGSDRIERAKVLIDSLD